A window from Brachyhypopomus gauderio isolate BG-103 chromosome 6, BGAUD_0.2, whole genome shotgun sequence encodes these proteins:
- the LOC143517680 gene encoding interferon-induced very large GTPase 1-like isoform X3: MNLSQAEFMSDPGPDDVMDTLAVTHDPSVSEGICEVGDDSGITSPDRHTEETRNKSDQETTEHPENEDKDHNKSLEQPTNSAERQTPAEQERGGIGVGVDGCTGTTPKSSQPDFSTEKTRMEPETESDEPLKLDVLKRSNSTILESSQADGPEEIISTAHEPSDCRISPPSEMNQEGQSLTIVVFGNISAVCFGDENILLGQEHIPPDQAHLPIQRTVSGRIISVINMLDLHEGELYLDPVDDVIDQLLKENNIHSFVFALKLGQLTDDDKLGLEWLQSRFGESVLPYVMILFTYEREEDCDTIIDDLKDNSVLVELLKKCGDRYHTFSKSMNNQSEMRTLVEKIDHLVSDNNQHCYTADMYHTGLKFTDQHQSSFQYSDNTNNINVLKQSEEPKEVETSTETPEANAQEDTICDSDMKSEKNKEEPDPSGPGRTSFSKITEVQHQGDNVGSPAIKLDPNTPRKGAVADLGAAEDGPGPREEDKLQQINSLFHRLNLGAQHTLKTADVLKITAPSLTCHELCEEKDLAHTFLQRLLMMDYTARYISVREQDTHTSTQQKAADDIDVFAALFGKETLVVDRPTQTNTGQHSSPQIHPMDIQMVAFHSADQFLRQLMVTKLSQCQYAVPLIVPNPFTGELEFPLWTLRQIKKTWNSKDSRGVTSKTKPMYEAETPMVAFLRLGSVSSSKSQLINSLISERHRTFFDRNCPQSSKTRLLLDGVVEIAWYCPSVKNSDGFSDCTAFCNLHGDAGVNCIQRDILLNMSTVNIVLLPQLGKGDSNMTIVKDLSKSPKPLIFVLTDDDITVQKMWEGKYKLGVKNRSQFDVAKELRRTIQECCTKSTPFKLENVGQHSVIVDEDVGECQSAKEAATRIMSLLQNQELANIKAEHLPCQGQLWHDWCQKNKNLYRLMGHLEKHKTSIKHEMYQTRSQQKKCAFSPFMKLVLDSLNMLRENERVYFLKWVGILLDRLTSDYLSELHHAYNEKWSIVLDLKKHNKSALLTSHHRELEKISEDMNAATFGVEHIIREMGQIYESYTSIKSAEDNKSEQLNVSSLPQRAAEIVISGYPMELMDGDAGHVPLVWVSAVLDELIKILGDQRVFVLSVLGIQSSGKSTMLNAMFGLQFAVSAGRCTRGAFMQLVKVSEEMKAELKFDYILVVDTEGLRAVELTGIATIHHDNELATFVIGLGNLTLINIFGENPAEMQDILQIVVQAFLRMKKVRLRPSCMFVHQNVGDITAGEKNMEGRRRLLGKLDEMTKLAAKEEVSEAECFSDIIAFNVQTDVKYFAQLWEGSPPMAPPNPSYSENIHELKRNILSKISTNRGVTLSQFKASIGDLWNALLNENFVFSFRNTLEVAAYRKLEHEYSKWTWSLRSAMMALENKLHNRVANEKSLKVEKNDIVLQMKETKKEVDESVNLFFSEDHDKDILIQWRDRFEKKIVDLYSELVEGTKRKLDNVCQQKIAKQNIDDQKIKYENKLFKLSKELALSLKKEETDQNALENNFNDIWSKWVTELTQDAPSVGDIDIWGDVINILTETYELSLVCERQNQVNYKKFDVLGNYSDYVIYKKPQEPIQASQHPTEECEKVDSEEGTGVFLHLGHKMYGAAKWVYSKLPRKNKKSENEPKAKMLSAEDNDSDYNDDDVLRALAVNAFQKVKKEIQGISSSEVGYNHSYIQQIIESVKISVIAHESKSQYMLKKEFTVDLCLYVCDFAAEQFTELHKKFKEANDVKGYLEKQKPQYLKVFKNYCSGATSTAVFAQFIVQKLEPSILQAAYDQTAIDLTEKMKRDVPAFSGNRSNLEKYILTSLAEEENFENYIEYIHKPKEHFNHFITKEVNNFIKKCPEVTETLKKNISSKGECVMAAVNEATVEDCGGNVDTWLQHLSIKLKDELQFKEQECVDQKEITDLGFLQKVVKNGLKDITSKLSSRFQCVSDLNLEMFRKKPDQILIEHLCRCCWEQCPFCNAICTNTMEDHTGDHMVRFHHNCGINGWSFKFSDNLGIDFCTTAVSSDLLFRTSAGVFPFKEYRKAGGEHARWNITPDNSEMPYWKWFVCRFQENLENHYKKRFMGNGAIPPEWRNYTKDAAIKSLCEL; encoded by the exons ATGAATCTTTCTCAG GCTGAATTCATGTCAGATCCAGGACCTGATGATGTAATGGACACCCTAGCAGTGACCCATGACCCCTCTGTCTCAGAAGGAATCTGTGAGGTGGGAGATGATTCTGGAATCACAAGCCCTGATAGGCACACAGAAGAGACTCGCAATAAATCCGACCAAGAAACTACTGAGCACCCAGAGAATGAAGATAAAG ACCACAATAAGAGTTTAGAACAGCCTACTAACAGTGCAGAAAGACAAACACCAGCAGAACAAGAG AGAGGAGGTATTGGAGTAGGTGTTGATGGGTGCACAGGAACAACTCCTAAATCATCCCAGCCTGATTTCAGCACAGAGAAGACCAGGATGGAACCAGAAACAGAGTCAGATGAACCATTAAAACTGGACGTGCTCAAGAGATCAAACAGTACAATACTCGAATCATCACAAGCTGATGGACCTGAAGAAATTATCAGTACAGCACATGAACCATCAGACTGCAGGATTTCACCTCCTAGTGAAATGA ATCAGGAAGGTCAGAGTCTCACCATTGTGGTGTTTGGAAACATTTCTGCAGTCTGCTTTGGAGATGAGAACATCTTACTTGGACAAGAGCACATTCCTCCAGATCAGGCCCACTTACCCATACAAAGAACTGTTTCAGGACGAATCATATCAGTGATCAACATGCTTGATTTACATGAGGGAGAACTTTACCTGGACCCTGTAGATGATGTAATTGATCAGTTATTGAAGGAAAACAACATCCATTCTTTTGTCTTTGCGTTAAAACTTGGCCAGTTAACAGATGATGATAAGCTGGGGTTAGAGTGGCTACAGAGCAGGTTTGGTGAAAGTGTTCTACCATATGTGATGATTCTGTTCACttatgagagagaggaggactgtGACACCATCATAGACGACCTGAAGGACAACAGTGTTCTAGTAGAACTGCTGAAGAAGTGTGGAGACAGATATCACACCTTCAGCAAGAGCATGAACAACCAATCAGAGATGAGGACACTGGTGGAGAAGATTGATCATCTGGTCTCTGATAACAACCAGCACTGCTACACTGCTGATATGTACCACACAGGACTGAAGTTCACTG ATCAGCATCAGTCTTCATTTCAGTACAGTGACAATACAAACAATATCAATGTGCTGAAACAGTCTGAAGAACCAAAGGAGGTAGAAACAAGCACGGAG ACACCTGAAGCTAATGCACAAGAGGACACCATCTGTGACAGTGACATGAAGTCTGAAAAGAACAAAGAGGAACCGGATCCATCAGGTCCTGGTAGAACATCGTTCAGCAAAATCA CTGAAGTGCAGCATCAAGGTGATAATGTAGGGTCTCCAGCCATCAAACTGGACCCAAATACACCCAGAAAG GGAGCCGTGGCAGATCTGGGAGCAGCAGAAGATGGACCAGGCCCAAGGGAAGAAGATAAGCTTCAACAGATAAATAGTCTTTTCCACAGACTCAACCTTGGTGCCCAGCATACACTGAAAACAGCCGACGTTCTCAAAATAACAGCCCCCTCATTAACGTGCCATGAACTCTGTGAGGAGAAAGACTTAGCTCATACATTCCTACAAAGACTGCTGATGATGGACTACACAGCACGGTACATCTCAGTGAGAGAGCAGGACACtcataccagcacacaacagaaAGCCGCTGATGACATAGATGTCTTTGCTGCCCTGTTTGGCAAGGAGACTCTAGTAGTTGATAGGCCAACACAGACCAACACAGGCCAGCACAGCTCCCCCCAGATTCACCCAATGGATATTCAGATGGTTGCTTTTCACAGTGCAGACCAGTTCCTTCGACAGCTAATGGTGACTAAGTTGTCCCAGTGCCAGTACGCTGTGCCTCTGATTGTTCCCAACCCCTTCACCGGTGAACTGGAATTTCCACTGTGGACTCTACGACAGATCAAAAAAACGTGGAATTCAAAGGACAGTAGGGGTGTCACAAGCAAAACCAAACCAATGTATGAAGCTGAAACTCCGATGGTGGCTTTCCTCAGACTGGGTTCTGTGTCATCATCTAAATCACAACTGATAAACAGCTTGATAAGTGAACGACACCGTACATTTTTTGACAGAAACTGCCCACAGAGCAGCAAAACCCGACTTCTGCTGGATGGAGTTGTTGAAATTGCCTGGTATTGCCCATCTGTTAAGAACTCTGATGGGTTCTCAGACTGCACAGCATTCTGTAATCTTCATGGTGATGCTGGAGTCAACTGCATCCAGCGTGATATTTTGCTAAACATGTCTACAGTAAACATTGTCCTATTACCACAACTTGGCAAGGGTGACAGTAATATGACAATAGTGAAGGATCTCTCGAAGTCTCCAAAACCTCTTATTTTTGTTCTCACTGATGATGACATAACTGTTCAGAAAATGTGGGAAGGAAAATACAAACTCGGTGTAAAAAACAGAAGTCAGTTTGATGTGGCTAAAGAATTAAGAAGAACAATTCAAGAATGTTGCACAAAATCAACTCCCTTTAAACTTGAGAATGTTGGCCAACATTCAGTAATAGTGGATGAAGACGTGGGAGAATGTCAGAGTGCAAAAGAAGCAGCAACCCGGATCATGAGTCTTCTGCAAAACCAAGAACTGGCAAACATCAAAGCTGAACACTTACCCTGTCAAGGACAACTATGGCATGACTGGTGTCAGAAGAACAAAAATTTATACCGCTTAATGGGACACCTGGAAAAACATAAAACGTCCATAAAACATGAAATGTATCAAACTCGAAGTCAGCAGAAAAAGTGTGCTTTTAGTCCCTTTATGAAACTGGTCCTTGATAGTCTGAACATGCTAAGAGAAAATGAAAGAGTGTATTTTCTGAAGTGGGTTGGAATTCTACTTGACAGACTTACTTCAGATTACCTGTCTGAACTTCATCATGCTTACAATGAGAAATGGTCCATAGTTTTGGATttgaaaaaacacaataaatcaGCATTACTCACATCTCATCACAGAGAGCTTGAAAAAATTTCAGAAGACATGAATGCTGCAACCTTTGGTGTAGAACACATCATTAGAGAAATGGGTCAAATATATGAATCTTATACTTCAATAAAAAGCGCAGAAGACAACAAGAGTGAGCAACTAAATgtttcctccctccctcagagAGCTGCAGAAATTGTTATCTCTGGATACCCAATGGAGCTGATGGATGGAGATGCTGGTCATGTCCCTCTGGTCTGGGTTTCAGCAGTTCTAGATGAACTCATCAAGATCCTGGGAGACCAGAGAGTGTTTGTGCTGTCAGTGTTGGGGATCCAGAGCTCTGGTAAATCCACCATGCTCAATGCCATGTTTGGACTCCAGTTTGCAGTCAGTGCAGGCAGGTGCACCAGAGGAGCCTTCATGCAGCTGGTCAAAGTGTCAGAGGAGATGAAGGCAGAGCTGAAGTTTGACTACATTCTAGTTGTTGACACTGAAGGTCTTCGAGCAGTTGAACTGACTGGAATAGCAACCATACATCATGATAATGAACTTGCCACATTTGTCATAGGTCTTGGAAATTTAACTTTGATCAACATTTTTGGAGAGAACCCTGCTGAGATGCAGGACATCCTTCAGATTGTAGTTCAGGCCTTCCTGAGGATGAAGAAGGTCAGACTGAGACCAAGCTGTATGTTTGTACATCAGAATGTTGGAGATATTACAGCTGGAGAGAAGAACATGGAAGGAAGGAGACGATTGCTAGGGAAACTAGATGAGATGACCAAGCTAGCAGCAAAAGAGGAAGTCAGTGAAGCTGAGTGTTTCAGCGACATCATTGCATTCAATGTACAGACAGATGTGAAGTACTTTGCACAGCTGTGGGAGGGCAGTCCACCCATGGCTCCACCAAACCCTTCATACAGCGAAAACATTCATGAGCTGAAGAGAAACATACTGTCCAAAATCTCCACAAACAGAGGTGTGACACTCTCACAGTTCAAAGCAAGCATTGGTGATTTATGGAATGCACTTCTGAATGAAAATTTTGTGTTTAGCTTCAGAAACACTCTAGAGGTGGCAGCATACAGGAAATTGGAGCATGAGTACAGTAAATGGACCTGGAGCCTAAGGAGTGCTATGATGGCACTTGAGAACAAACTACACAACAGAGTCGCCAATGAAAAGTCCTTAAAGGTTGAGAAAAACGATATTGTGCTACAAATGAAAGAGACAAAGAAAGAGGTGGATGAATCAGTGAATCTCTTCTTCAGTGAAGACCATGATAAAGACATTTTGATCCAGTGGCGTGACAGATTTGAGAAAAAAATAGTGGATCTGTACAGCGAACTTGTGGAAGGAACTAAACGAAAGCTGGATAATGTTTGTCAACAGAAAATTGCAAAACAGAACATAGATGATCAGAAGATAAAGTATGAAAACAAGCTCTTTAAATTAAGCAAAGAGCTTGCACTGAGTTTGAAAAAAGAGGAAACTGATCAAAATGCACTTGAGAACAATTTTAACGATATATGGTCCAAGTGGGTCACGGAATTGACCCAGGATGCACCATCAGTTGGTGACATTGATATTTGGGGTGATGTTATAAACATTTTGACTGAAACCTATGAACTATCTCTTGTTTGTGAGCGACAGAACCAGGTTAACTACAAAAAGTTTGATGTCTTGGGTAATTACTCAGACTATGTGATTTataaaaagcctcaagaacctaTTCAAGCAAGTCAGCATCCAACAGAAGAGTGTGAAAAGGTAGACAGTGAGGAAGGCACTGGTGTGTTTCTTCACTTGGGCCATAAAATGTACGGTGCTGCAAAATGGGTTTACTCAAAGCTCCCAAGGAAGAATAAAAAATCTGAAAATGAGCCAAAAGCAAAGATGTTATCAGCAGAGGACAATGACAGTGactataatgatgatgatgtctTAAGGGCCCTTGCTGTAAATGCTTTCCAAAAAGTGAAAAAAGAAATTCAGGGTATCTCCAGTTCTGAAGTCGGGTACAATCATAGCTACATTCAACAAATTATCGAATCTGTTAAAATCAGTGTGATTGCACATGAATCAAAGTCTCAATATATGCTCAAAAAAGAATTCACAGTAGATCTCTGCCTCTATGTCTGTGACTTTGCAGCTGAACAGTTTACTGAGCTACACAAAAAATTCAAGGAAGCCAATGATGTGAAAGGGTACCTGGAGAAACAGAAGCCTCAGTACCTGAAGGTCTTCAAGAACTACTGCAGCGGTGCGACTTCTACAGCTGTGTTTGCTCAGTTCATAGTGCAGAAACTTGAGCCTTCTATCCTGCAGGCTGCATACGACCAAACCGCCATTGATCTGACTGAGAAAATGAAACGTGATGTTCCTGCATTTAGTGGAAATCGGTCAAATCTAGAAAAATACATTCTGACATCCCTAGCAGAAGAGGAGAACTTTGAGAATTATATAGAATACATTCACAAACCCAAGGAGCATTTCAACCACTTCATTACAAAGGAAGTCAACAACTTTATTAAAAAGTGTCCAGAGGTTACAGAAACACTGAAAAAGAACATCTCATCTAaaggagagtgtgtgatggCTGCTGTGAATGAAGCAACAGTGGAGGACTGTGGAGGGAATGTGGACACGTGGCTACAGCATTTATCCATTAAGCTAAAAGATGAGCTTCAATTCAAAGAACAAGAATGTGTTGATCAGAAAGAAATTACAGACCTGGGTTTCCTTCAAAAGGTTGTAAAAAATGGTCTAAAAGACATCACCTCAAAGTTAAGCAGTAGATTTCAATGTGTATCTGACCTCAATCTGGAAATGTTCAGGAAGAAACCTGATCAGATTCTGATAGAACATCTCTGCAGGTGCTGCTGGGAGCAGTGTCCATTCTGCAACGCTATCTGCACCAACACAATGGAGGACCACACTGGAGATCACATGGTCCGTTTCCATCACAACTGTGGAATCAATGGGTGGTCTTTCAAGTTCTCAGATAACCTCGGAATTGATTTCTGCACAACTGCTGTTTCAAGTGATTTGCTTTTTCGCACCTCTGCTGGAGTGTTTCCTTTTAAAGAGTACCGAAAAGCAGGTGGAGAACATGCCAGATGGAACATCACTCCTGACAACTCAGAGATGCCATACTGGAAGTGGTTTGTGTGCAGGTTTCAGGAAAATCTGGAAAACCATTACAAAAAAAGATTCATGGGTAATGGGGCGATTCCACCTGAATGGAGGAATTACACTAAAGATGCAGCTATTAAGAGTCTCTGTGAGTTATAG